The region TTTCAAAAATTTTATCAACTTGTTTATCAACAATATTTCTATCAAAACTATTTCTAAGATTTCTAATTCTCCTTGAATCCATAAATTATTATGCTTTTTAAAATATAAATTACATTAAAAAATTAAATAATTCCAAATATAGAAACAAAAACACATCTTATATTTTTAATCAAACAAAATTAAACATTTTTTGTTCCATGATCCATTAAAGAAATTTACACAACATTTTTTACATGCAATATTCTTTATTCTTTTCCTATAGAAAAATTTTTCACCACAATTTTGACAAGTTCCTATGTATTTTAATTCTCTCCTCTCAATAGGAAATGAGTGCCTTACAGAAATTTGAAAATTCTTCTCTTTCTCATTAATTTCATTCATTTTTGCTAAGAAATTTGGGCCATGTATCTCATTTTTTTTTAATATCCTATCTACCCATGCATGAATCATCTCATGACATAAAGTACTGTTTATTTCACTAGTAGATAATTTACTCAAAATAGGTTTCGATAAGATAATTTCAGAATCCATAAGGCCATTAATTCGTTTTCTTTTATAAAAACCAGCAGTAGTTTTTAATCTATTGTCACTCCATCTAACTTTTACTAAAGGTTGATTATTAACGGCTAAGGAATTTTCAAAATATTGGCTATTAAATCTATGAAATAAAGGTAGAAGAGGAATTACAGACATTATGGATTAAAATTAGTATTATTTTGACAAAAAAAGCCATCAAAAACGATTTCTTTTCTTAAAGTAATAAAAACTCAAATCAACATGGATGCAACACTAGTAAAAGATATCGGAATTAAAGCCTTATTAGTTGGCGGAGCAGTACTAGTTTCTTTTTGGACTTTTAATGCAGTCAAATTAGTTATAAGCGCCAGAGGAATTAATCCATTAGTAAGAAAGTTTTTTGATCAAATAGCTGCTGGCAGAATTGATGCAGCTTATGGTTTGACTACAAAAACTTATAAAACTCATGTTAAACGCCAAGACTTTCTTAAATTTTTAGCTAGTTTAAACCTCAATAAATACAGAAATTTAAAATCAGGAAGACCTAGAGTCCAAGAAGATCAAATCATAATAACTTTAAATTTAAAGTCAGAAGACAAACAAGATGAGCTTCCATTAGATTTTACTTTCGCAAAAACTGATAATGATTGGAAAATAGACAGAATAGCTAAAGTGAATTAATCATTTCTTGTGAGGCAAAAAGAATTGTTTAAAGAAGAAATAATACATCAATTAGAATTACATCCAAGTAGGTTAGATAAAGAAAAAATCATCTTAAAAGCAATGGAAGAAGGTCTAGATGATTTTTTTGAAGGAATCCGAATGGCACTTAATCCATTGGTGACTTTTGGTGTGAAAATTGTTCCTGAAAAAGAGACTGAAAAAAGTCAAAAATTTTTATGGGAAGATTTTAGAAAATTAGCCAATAAGCTTATTCAAAGAGAACTTACTGGTCACGCTGCTCGCGATGCAATTCTTACCGCTATGGAATCTGCAAAAAAAGAAGAATGGAATGGATTTTATAGACGAGTTTTAATTAAAGATCTTAGATGTGGTGTATCTGAAAAAACAATCAACAAGATAGCAAAGAAATTTCCAAAATATGCTATTCCTATTTTTTCTTGTCCTCTAGCTCATGACAGTGCAAATCATGAAAAAAAAATGATAGGAAAAAAGCAAATTGAAATTAAATTAGATGGTGTACGCGTCTTAACTATTATTAGACAAAATAAAGTAGAAATGTTTTCTCGTAATGGGAAACAGTTCCATAATTTTGGTCATATTATCTCAGAAATAGAAAACGTCTTAAAAGAAGACCCAGCACCTTATGACTTAGTACTCGATGGTGAAGTAATGAGCGCTAACTTTCAAGATTTAATGAAACAGGTACATAGAAAAGATGGCAAACAAACCAAAGACGCAGTGCTCCACCTATTTGACTTGTGTCCCCTTGAAAACTTTCAAAAAGGGAGATGGAACACTAGTCAAACAAAAAGAAGTTTATTAGTAAAAGAATGGGTAGCAAAACATTCTATGCTTCTAAAACATATACAAACACTTGAATGGGAAAATGTTGATCTCGATACTATTGAGGGACAGAAAAGATTTGTTGAGCTTAATAAATCTGCCGTGGAGGGTGGATATGAAGGAGTAATGATTAAAGACCCAGATGCAATTTATGAATGTAAAAGAACACACAGTTGGTTAAAAGCAAAACCTTTCATTGAAGTCACTTTGAAAGTTGTATCGGTTGAAGAAGGTACAGGTCGCAATAAAGGTAGGCTGGGAGCAATCTTTGTAGAGGGAGAAGATGATGGGTATGAATACAGTCTGAGTTGCGGAAGCGGATTTAGTGATATCCAACGTGAAGAATATTGGTCAAAACGTAATCATCTCGTTGGTCAACTTGTAGAAATCAGAGCTGATGCTAAAACTAAATCAAAGGATGCAGTGGCTTTTAGTCTTAGATTTCCTAGATTCAAATGCTTTAGAGGATTTAAATCTGGAGAAAAAATTTAAATTTTAAAAAATACTATTCAAAAAATTAGTCTATATAAATGTAGTTTTTAATTAAAAACTTTGTATTTTAGCTGTAAAATATAAGAAAAATCATCTGAACTTTTTGCGAGACTTATGACAAAGAAAAAAGTTTTCAACTACATAAAAACACCCTGTGGACAAGCAAAATATATCGAATTAGAAGCCACCAAAACTTTACTAGGAAAATTTAGGCTTTTGTGGTTTATCCTAATTGCATCTATAAGAGATTGGAATATTAAAGATTAAATTCTTAGGAGTTTTCAAAATATTCTTTAGAGTATTTAGCTAAAAAATATGCAACTAAAGATGTTGAGACAACTCCAATGATAGTCATATATAAATTATTTGGTGATTGCACATTTTTTAACTCCTGGAGACTTTTTGCCAAACTACCTATTGAGCAATACAGAAAAGTTCCTGGAATTATTCCAATAAGACCAAGAGTGAAATCTCTAAACTTAACATTATTCAAACCATAAAAATAATTAAGAATA is a window of Prochlorococcus marinus XMU1419 DNA encoding:
- a CDS encoding SprT family zinc-dependent metalloprotease, giving the protein MSVIPLLPLFHRFNSQYFENSLAVNNQPLVKVRWSDNRLKTTAGFYKRKRINGLMDSEIILSKPILSKLSTSEINSTLCHEMIHAWVDRILKKNEIHGPNFLAKMNEINEKEKNFQISVRHSFPIERRELKYIGTCQNCGEKFFYRKRIKNIACKKCCVNFFNGSWNKKCLILFD
- a CDS encoding RNA ligase family protein, which codes for MFKEEIIHQLELHPSRLDKEKIILKAMEEGLDDFFEGIRMALNPLVTFGVKIVPEKETEKSQKFLWEDFRKLANKLIQRELTGHAARDAILTAMESAKKEEWNGFYRRVLIKDLRCGVSEKTINKIAKKFPKYAIPIFSCPLAHDSANHEKKMIGKKQIEIKLDGVRVLTIIRQNKVEMFSRNGKQFHNFGHIISEIENVLKEDPAPYDLVLDGEVMSANFQDLMKQVHRKDGKQTKDAVLHLFDLCPLENFQKGRWNTSQTKRSLLVKEWVAKHSMLLKHIQTLEWENVDLDTIEGQKRFVELNKSAVEGGYEGVMIKDPDAIYECKRTHSWLKAKPFIEVTLKVVSVEEGTGRNKGRLGAIFVEGEDDGYEYSLSCGSGFSDIQREEYWSKRNHLVGQLVEIRADAKTKSKDAVAFSLRFPRFKCFRGFKSGEKI